Below is a genomic region from Culicoides brevitarsis isolate CSIRO-B50_1 chromosome 2, AGI_CSIRO_Cbre_v1, whole genome shotgun sequence.
AATTTCTCGATCTGATGGCTTTTCAATAATCGAAAGACCAGTGTAACTCATCTCATTTGACTCCAAACCTAATCCTTGGAAAAACTTGTCGGACATTTGGAACATTTCGAGCCGTGACATTCCTTGCATAGCCTCTGTAACGTCGATATCTGTGGCATTTTCAAATGGACGTATTTTCTCGTAAAGATTGACCCATGATTGGGCCCACATATTGCCAAGAAGGTGTGCTGGCATTGTATCATCAAGCACACTTACTTCGGAGTAAATTGcggataattttgtttttacataaaaatggaGTTCATCGTATAGAGGCTCCACTTGTTTCCACATGCGTTCAAGAGATGCAGTTAAATTATCGTATTCATAAGCTTCTCGCCAAAGTTCTCCATAATCATTGCGCTGATTTTTAGTTGCAGCTGCATTTACTAACTCTACATACTTTCCGTAGTCATCGCGCATAAGCTTACCTGAAGCTTCTCGCCAAGCCTGCCATATATATTTCATTTCATCAGCATCCGTTGATTCTGCTagaattttgtacaaatctGGATCCAATGAtagtttttcctcttctttgcAATTCGGTATTTTATATGGACATATTTTGGCTTGACCGTACGTCGTAGACATTTTGTCAATTACTTCtgttaagtttttcaaatcattttcatttaaagtaTCAACTCCTAATGTATTAACTTGCATAATTTGACGCTTTACAGATAGGTCTTCATAGTCATCTGGATTTTGTCCTTTGAAATACCTCTCGTAATACTCTTTTTTAAGCTTTGCGTTTTCAAGCACAGCTTCTtcgtaaattttcttcttttcgtcATTTGCTAAATCAGTTGTTTTATCCCAATCGgcattttggactttattgcACATTGCTGTAATCTTAGTATCATATTCTTCAAGAATTTCAGTCATTCGTTCTTCcttaattttctgattttcttCTTGTAAGAATTTAAACAGTGGCTTGAAATATTCCAAAAGAGCTGAAGCGTTGATTTCGTCTTCGTTTGTCAAAGCTTTCAAAGCTACATGGGGATCATCAGATGAACCTAAGGACAACCCTTTTTTCAATCTGTCACCAGCCTTATGGTTTTTATAAAAGTCACATTTGTGTAACGGCTCTGACATAGGATTATTTGGATCATATTCTCCTGCATCAATACACAATGCTTTATACATTTGGAATTCCAAAAGATGCGCCATGAAATATGCAATGTACTGCGAGTTATTTGGAATATGATATTTAGATCCCGGATCGAAATCGTCTGTTTCACTTTTTACTGGTCGTGTGaccttttgatatttttcacgtAAATGCCACCAATGTGAGTTCCATTCATTTTCCGTAACAACATTACTGAAAACATCCCATCTCCATTTATCCACAAGAAGTCCGAAAGGTAAGAATGCAAGACGCTCCAAGGCCATACTAAAGAGGGCATTAATATTGTCTTCTTCCGAGTCCTCATAATCTGTTAAAAGTCCAATCGCCTGCAAATGTTTTGGCGAGCTAACACTCATGGCGATTGTATCACCTACAGCTTCGTGGAAAGCTGGAGTAGCGCCCGTTCGCAAAACTAACGGTTGATTTTTGTAGAGAATGTAATACATGATGTGACCCATTTCGTGGTGAACTGTTACAAAGTCTCCCATTGTTATTTCAGTACATTGCTTAATTCGAAAGTCTTCGGCATCGCAAAAATCCCAAGCGGAAGCATGACACACAATTACAACTCCTTCGGGATTCTCGATAACGGCCTTCTCACCATAACTCATGTTGCTCGTTGGAAGTCCGAGACTCATATAAAACTCATCGGACAtttggaacatttttttggcagtATAGCCttgttctttcattttttgtgtcacatCTACCAAAGATGCATGTTTAAAAGGCTTCAGTTCCTGATATAGATTGCTCCAATCTTGTGCCCACATATTACCGAGTATATGTGCTGGAATCATTGGATCATCCTTATTCAAATGAGTTGAGTACATTTGACCCAATTTATGACGAACATATGTATGTAACTCATTGTATAATGGCTCAATATCATTCCATAAGCGATCAACCGTCTCCACAAGATTTGGATCTTCGTATTTATCTCTCCACATTTCGCCGGCatcagtaaaattattttcttcagcCGCTATATTCATCAAACGGACATACTGCTTGTACTCTTTTAACATGCGTTTGCCACTATTTGAGTGCCATTCATTCCATACATGAAGTAATTCATCATAATCACGTGAATcagcaagaattttttcaatatctaaATAAAGCATATATTTGAAtatattactaaaattttgtgtaaaagttttttctttaccTGGATTCAATGCAAGTCTTTCGTCATCTTCACATACAGGCTTTTCTTTAGGACATATTGTTGCCGAGCTGTAAATTTGTGTCATTTGACCAACGACTTTATTGAACTCATCCAACTGATTTTCAGACAAGATTGATGTTCCAATGTTTTGAAGTTGTTTCAATTGACGTCTGTTCAtctttccaaaattttctgGATTTGCATCTTTGAACACCTTTTCGAACCAATCCAATTGAAATTTCGCGTATTCAACATTAGCTGCGTcctaaaatacaatttttgttaaaaacaaataaattccaaTCGCAGCTACTTTCGATAAGAtacaattattgaaaaatgtagATTAAAAAACAATGGATTAgacaaaatgataattaattttaaattcaattcaatttttgaacttttttataagtttttgattttatgaattaattttttttttcttaatttttattatgcatATGTATTGTACATACCGCCGCCTTtcgtttttcctcattttcaaCATCAGTTTGAAAATCCCAATCAGCTTTCACTTGCTTATTGCAATACTTTTGAGAGCTTTTATTGTAATCTTCCAGTACTTTTGTCATCTCATCCTCGGTGAGACAATGACCACGTGCGATCAAAATTAGACCACATATTAGTAATGTAAAGCTCTACGTCAATAAGTAATAAGAATTATGATAAAACTTTcgagtataaaaaaataaatgaacttgttatcttttaaattaaaaataccttCATATTGAAACTTGAtgcatttgcaatttttaagctttttatcGAAGAGTAGTTCGAACTAAATACTACGCACTgctaaatatttgtaatattaaaaaataattttgagcacttcaaatatttaacatatCCAAATGACACCTGAAACAATATATTTATGCAACCGTGACGGTAGTTATTTATGATAGTTTTTTAACGTTCTTAGTATGAGAGTTGAACTTGAACTGAATCATTATTGGATTATCCGCTTGATATTTATAATGATACacagacatttaaaaaattcatatcagTCGTTATCAATTgctattaaagattttatatatcgaaaaaatatatacatagCCAAAAGGCACaagacaaaaagaaaatatacaaaaattttatgaaaatatatcattgtgaaataaaaaaagctattgtatatttatttatttttttacaatttttatattttttaaattaaggggTAAACTTAATTTTCCACAAAGCATGTAGTATGTATGTAAAAATTACATCCAAACATTTATATTGGATGAAATGAAACATGAGTCTTGTACAAGTTATTACCGAACAGCTGTttcatttgtttattaatttttcttcgggAATTTTGAATTCTGAAAAAAGTGGATTAACAGCTTTAGTCAAAAtgatttctcataaaatcacCAAagctttaaaacaaaattcacggccatttttttcaatgttcaaaaataagtaAGATTCATTATTGTGGTAACTAAAAGATCAATTTCTCAGACGTAACATTTCAGATACGATTTAGGAGAATGCCGCAATCTCATCACAGAGTTAGGTCAAGTCTCGGATGAGCGACCAGTCCCTGATTATATTCCTAAGCCTAGTTATTACTTCACACCAATGACTAAACCTGCCAAAACCCTCGGTCCTGTTGAACGAAAAAATCCTGAACAAATAAATGGAATGCGAGAAAGCTGCCGGCTAGCCgcaaatattttgcattcaGTTCCCTCAATTCTACAGCCTGGCATTACTACTGATGACATTGATGCATTTGTTCACGACAAAATTATAAGTGCTGGAGCTTA
It encodes:
- the LOC134832900 gene encoding angiotensin-converting enzyme-like — its product is MKSFTLLICGLILIARGHCLTEDEMTKVLEDYNKSSQKYCNKQVKADWDFQTDVENEEKRKAADAANVEYAKFQLDWFEKVFKDANPENFGKMNRRQLKQLQNIGTSILSENQLDEFNKVVGQMTQIYSSATICPKEKPVCEDDERLALNPDIEKILADSRDYDELLHVWNEWHSNSGKRMLKEYKQYVRLMNIAAEENNFTDAGEMWRDKYEDPNLVETVDRLWNDIEPLYNELHTYVRHKLGQMYSTHLNKDDPMIPAHILGNMWAQDWSNLYQELKPFKHASLVDVTQKMKEQGYTAKKMFQMSDEFYMSLGLPTSNMSYGEKAVIENPEGVVIVCHASAWDFCDAEDFRIKQCTEITMGDFVTVHHEMGHIMYYILYKNQPLVLRTGATPAFHEAVGDTIAMSVSSPKHLQAIGLLTDYEDSEEDNINALFSMALERLAFLPFGLLVDKWRWDVFSNVVTENEWNSHWWHLREKYQKVTRPVKSETDDFDPGSKYHIPNNSQYIAYFMAHLLEFQMYKALCIDAGEYDPNNPMSEPLHKCDFYKNHKAGDRLKKGLSLGSSDDPHVALKALTNEDEINASALLEYFKPLFKFLQEENQKIKEERMTEILEEYDTKITAMCNKVQNADWDKTTDLANDEKKKIYEEAVLENAKLKKEYYERYFKGQNPDDYEDLSVKRQIMQVNTLGVDTLNENDLKNLTEVIDKMSTTYGQAKICPYKIPNCKEEEKLSLDPDLYKILAESTDADEMKYIWQAWREASGKLMRDDYGKYVELVNAAATKNQRNDYGELWREAYEYDNLTASLERMWKQVEPLYDELHFYVKTKLSAIYSEVSVLDDTMPAHLLGNMWAQSWVNLYEKIRPFENATDIDVTEAMQGMSRLEMFQMSDKFFQGLGLESNEMSYTGLSIIEKPSDREIQCHASAWDFCDGKDFRIKMCTNINMVDLITVHHEMGHIQYFILYKDQPNVLRNGANPAFHEAVGDTIALSVSTPQHLTKEGLIKEYEPSFENDINALFKMALERVAFLPFGYLIDKWRWDVFSGAVEQQKWNEHWWNLVKQYQKLVPPVSRGEEYFDPGAKYHVPANSQYIAYFIAHILEFQMHRGLCIAAGQYDPKDPIEAPLHHCDIDDSKEAGMRLRAGLELGLSKHWSEALKAMTNETEVTGDALMEYFAPLYDFLVQENKKGREAQMQSILKEHDIESSIMLNKLVTADWDVATDVNNVEKQKKLAEATLESAQFARKKFEKYFANVDIDSYENPKTKRQLKYLTKLGLDILNDNDLKDLTETKNRMQNVYNTAKICPYKKQECNLEEEGLSLDPEITELLATSTDYEEQKWLWEQWHSKFGVSSGVRKDFENYVNLVNKGAMANNYADNGEMWREMYEDENFIENIEKLWTQVEGLYDELQKYMQRKLMSIYKDKMNAEDVLLPAHLLGNMWAQSWGNLYERTKPFANGALIDVSHAMVEQNYTAKKMFEMSDEFFKNLGLESNKMSYTGNSMIEKPSDREVACHASAWDFADGEDFRIKMCTKVNMEDFITVHHEMGHIQYFILYKEQPNVFRTGANPGFHEAVGDTIALSVSTPKHLKKIGLLTDYEDSYENDINSLYQMALERVAFLPFGYLIDKWRWDVFSGAVKQENWNEHWWNLRKKYQKIQPPVERTEDDFDPAAKFHIPADSQYIAYFVAHILEFQMHRALCIAAGEYDPQNPKKAPLHHCDIDESKEAGKKLRAGLKLGLSEHWTVALKEMTGDEEIKADAILEYFAPLREFLEEENKKPIEEPEEPEPSQLVPIVVGSVVGGLLLIGLVTFLFIHFKNKNKTSQLPTPVPASKN